A genomic stretch from Arachis stenosperma cultivar V10309 chromosome 3, arast.V10309.gnm1.PFL2, whole genome shotgun sequence includes:
- the LOC130968053 gene encoding NAC domain-containing protein 73-like: MSESNEHENNHGNIIVEGRKDSLIRTCPTCGHHIKCQDQGGGIHDLPGLPAGVKFDPTDQEILEHLEAKVRSDIHKLHPLIDEFIPTLEGENGICYTHPENLPGVSKDGLIRHFFHRPSKAYTTGTRKRRKVNSDEEGNETRWHKTGKTRPVYIRGKLKGYKKILVLYTNYGGKQRKPEKTNWVMHQYHLGNDEEEKEGELVVSKVFYQTHPRQCSSLLINNNKDSSTTLVKGNNNNGFVEYYHSNFISFDQGQHQHRSSGAQVVISHFPLHEGAPNYHSLNRKE; the protein is encoded by the exons ATGAGTGAGTCCAATGAACATGAAAACAATCATGGCAACATCATAGTGGAGGGAAGAAAAGACAGTTTAATTAGAACTTGTCCAACATGTGGTCATCACATCAAATGCCAAGATCAG GGTGGTGGAATTCATGACTTACCTGGACTTCCAGCTGGAGTGAAGTTTGATCCAACAGATCAAGAGATTCTTGAACATTTGGAAGCAAAAGTGCGATCTGATATTCACAAGCTTCACCCTTTAATTGATGAGTTCATCCCAACTCTTGAAGGAGAGAATGGAATCTGCTATACTCATCCAGAGAACTTGCCAG GAGTAAGCAAGGATGGGTTGATCCGGCACTTCTTCCACCGGCCGTCGAAAGCATACACAACCGGAACAAGGAAGAGAAGGAAGGTGAATTCGGACGAAGAGGGAAACGAAACTCGTTGGCACAAAACAGGGAAGACCAGACCAGTCTATATTAGGGGGAAGCTGAAAGGATACAAGAAAATCCTTGTTCTCTACACAAACTATGGTGGGAAGCAAAGGAAGCCAGAGAAAACCAATTGGGTGATGCACCAATACCACCTTGGCAATGATGAAGAGGAGAAAGAAGGGGAGTTGGTTGTTTCCAAAGTGTTCTACCAAACACATCCTAGACAATGTTCTTCACTCTTGATCAATAACAACAAAGACTCTTCAACAACACTTGTCAAgggtaataataataatggctTTGTTGAGTATTACCATTCAAATTTCATATCATTTGATCAAGGGCAACACCAACATAGATCTAGTGGGGCTCAAGTCGTCATTTCACATTTCCCTCTCCATGAAGGTGCTCCTAATTATCATTCTTTGAATCGAAAGGAGTAG